The Chamaesiphon minutus PCC 6605 DNA window GATCTGACGTTAATTACTCGATTCTAGCCGATGGATAATAGCCTTTAATTTCTTGGTTATAAAAGCTGCCGATCGAGTCTGTTGATTGCAAATCTTCCCAAAGTTCCGGTTCTACTTCTGAATACTGGTACACTGCGCCACTATTAAACTCGATCTGCAAAATCTCCCGCTCGTAATCGTAGCCGACTTGCGCCGCCATCGTCGAATGGGCTGGCAACATCTCAATGTGTTCTTCGCACGGCTCGTTGGCGTAGCCGCTCGTTCCGAGCATTGCGGGTGTAGATGCAATAATTCGATCGAGTAGTTGCAAGCCTTCATACGCGGCTAATGGAGCGGGAATTTCGATATACTCGATCTCATCTTCGCGTTCGATTATTAGCTTGAGTCCATCATCATCGTGCGCGATCGCTTTCAAGCTGCTTAAATCGATTTTACTTAGCTTCATCTGAGTTTGTGCTCCTGCTACAAGTGCGATCGTTAGTTATTTTCAGGCAACAATACAGTACTATTGTATCATATAGGCTGTAGTTGAGGCGATCGAGTAGTGTTTTTACGTATTAAAGCCGAGAACTAGGAGCAGATGGCAACGATCGGGATTAAAGTAATGACAACGGTAAGATCCGACCTATGAAACCAATTATGCTGCCGACTGTTCCCATCGGTTACCGAACCCAATCAGCAGATTGCTCGTTGGCGTAGCTTCTCCAGAAAAAGATCGGTAGTATTTTAAGATTGCAGTAAGTTCGTGGACTTACGGATCGATGATACTGGGCAACAAAACCAAGCCAGTTGCGTCGATCTGTTTAGCTGCATCATTAGCGGCGATCTCCGCCGCAATCTCGACAATGCGTTCGTCACGAACTAATACATCTGCTGTCAACCAGTTACCATCAACCAAGAGGAGCCGAGCATGAGGGATTAGCAAAGAATTAACGCTCATACTCGATCGTCCAAAATAAAGGTCATAATGGTCTATACGCAAAACAATTTTGCAAAGATAGCAATGAGTGTCTGGATCTCACCACTCGTGCGTCGCCTCGGTGCGATCGAAACTACAAGTAAGCGAGATTGAGACTGATTTTGACAATTGTTTGCGATCTTCTAAACTATCTGAGTAAGATTTTACAGCACGATCGTAGAGGTTGTTGGATCGAGATCCTGTCGTTTAGGCGTCAGCGCAACCGCGAGCCGCAAAATCACCTCGATTTTCTCTCAATCTCATCAATTCACTAACCAGCCCACTTCTTCAATCGGTTTTATGGATCGCGAACAACCTAAATCTGAGCCTGAATCTCAATCGGAAGCTAATCTGACACCTCCAAAAGCCGACAATCCGTGGATAGAGACAATCAAAACCATCGGCTTGAGTGCTGTACTGGCGTTTGGGATTCGGAGCTTTGTAGCTGAAGCGCGTTATATCCCTTCGGGTTCGATGCTACCGACATTACAAATTGACGATCGCTTGATTATCGATAAAATTAGTTATCGCTTTTCCGATCCCGTTCGTGGCGATATCGTTGTTTTCAATCCTACCGCCCAACTAGAAAAAGAAAAATTTAAGGATGCTTTTATCAAACGGGTAATCGGCGTACCTGGCGATCGAGTCGATATCAAAGGTGGTAAGGTCTACATCAATGGCAAATTATTACGTGAAAATTATATCGAGGAAGCTCCTAATTACAATTGGAGCAGCACGTCATTAACTCCTGATGGCATTGTGCCTAAAGGCAATTATTTAGTTTTGGGTGACAATCGCAATAATAGCTACGATAGTTACTTTTGGGGCTTCGTCCCTAAGGATAAAATTGTGGGCAAAGCGACAGTCAGATTTTGGCCGATCGAGCGAGTAGGCGGGATCGATTCTCAGCCTGAATATACAAAGTAGCGTAATCGATCGGGTACGATCGATGGTCGGGGAGAGGGCGAATAATTGACAATTACTTTTCTGTGAAGGATAGCGGCTTGCGCTTACGGAGGTTTCCTCCGGATTATGCCAGACAAGACAAGAGAATAAATAATCTTATTCGATCTCATCTGTCAGCAGGAAGGATTTACATCTATCTTTTTTGGTAAAGGGTAAACGAAAGGTGCCTTGGCTTGGTATGTTTGTCCGCTGCTCTCTATCGATCGACAGATTAAT harbors:
- the lepB gene encoding signal peptidase I, with the protein product MDREQPKSEPESQSEANLTPPKADNPWIETIKTIGLSAVLAFGIRSFVAEARYIPSGSMLPTLQIDDRLIIDKISYRFSDPVRGDIVVFNPTAQLEKEKFKDAFIKRVIGVPGDRVDIKGGKVYINGKLLRENYIEEAPNYNWSSTSLTPDGIVPKGNYLVLGDNRNNSYDSYFWGFVPKDKIVGKATVRFWPIERVGGIDSQPEYTK
- a CDS encoding KTSC domain-containing protein; this translates as MKLSKIDLSSLKAIAHDDDGLKLIIEREDEIEYIEIPAPLAAYEGLQLLDRIIASTPAMLGTSGYANEPCEEHIEMLPAHSTMAAQVGYDYEREILQIEFNSGAVYQYSEVEPELWEDLQSTDSIGSFYNQEIKGYYPSARIE